Proteins found in one Plasmodium coatneyi strain Hackeri chromosome 10, complete sequence genomic segment:
- a CDS encoding Orotate phosphoribosyltransferase: MEGEKSINQTNYPSDEDLHKKYVQLRECIELEKDDVDSCHVKEMKKLLITALLKYKAIKFGDFILKSKRKSKYFFSSGVLNNIVSAHIISFLISHLILKEKIPFDYLLGASYKGIPIATLTSHFLFQSNKFSNVFYLYDRKEKKDYGDKTLIVGNLDEEVNGDVHNAKEDKSEKKVIIIDDVFTCGTALTEIMNKLKSYPNLKVVAFIVLLNRNEYELNEHNEKVYFKDLFEQKLNIPLYSILSYNEDLEPLMG, translated from the coding sequence atggaaggagagaaaagtATTAACCAAACGAACTATCCCAGTGATGAAgatttacacaaaaaatatgtccAGCTTCGAGAATGCATCGAACTGGAAAAAGATGACGTGGACAGCTGTCAcgtgaaggaaatgaaaaaattgctgATCACAGCTTTGTTAAAATATAAGGCCATAAAATTTGgtgattttattttaaaatcaAAGAGAAaatcaaaatattttttttcaagtggaGTATTAAATAACATCGTTTCTGCACACATTATTtcgtttttaatttctcatttaattttaaaggaaaaaattccctttgATTATTTGTTGGGGGCATCTTATAAGGGCATTCCAATAGCAACCCTAACTAGCCACTTCTTATTCCAGTCaaataaattttcaaatGTTTTTTACCTGTACgatagaaaggaaaaaaaagattatgGTGACAAGACGCTCATTGTGGGGAACTTGGACGAAGAAGTTAATGGCGATGTACACAATGCGAAGGAAGacaaaagcgaaaaaaaggtaatCATAATTGACGACGTCTTTACCTGTGGCACTGCCTTGACGGAGATAATGAACAAGCTAAAGTCATACCCCAACTTGAAGGTTGTCGCTTTCATCGTTTTACTTAACCGAAATGAGTACGAACTGAATGAGCACAATGAAAAGGTGTATTTCAAAGATTTGTTTGAGCAGAAACTGAATATCCCTCTTTACAGCATTCTCAGTTACAACGAGGACCTGGAACCTCTCATGGGGTAG